GTCCAATTGGCCCCATTTCTCCAAAACTTCCTTCACAGCATTTTCCTGTGAGGTAAAATCCCTCACATCTGCTTCTATTCCTATTGCTTTTCCCTTACCGATTTTATTCAGGTGGGCAGCGGCCTTGTCGGCTGCTTCCTGCGACCTACTGGTAATGGCCACTTTCATTCCCTGGGCCACCAAAGCCGCGGCAATTCCGTAGCCTATCCCCTTACTTCCACCGGTGATCAATGCCGTTTTATTTTCTAAATTCTGCATGGTATATTTTGTTTTAAAAATCCCTTAATTCACATTTAAAACTTGGATTATTGGCTTCTGGTTCATATTCGGAAATAAATTTGTCGGACAGGGAGCGTTATCGGCATTCAGTTTCTTTCAAATAGGATAATTAAAGTAAAATAGAAATTCCGGAAGCCTAACGGATATTTGACCCAACTTAATTCCTGAATATTTTAACTTTTACTTATAAATGAACTTCAATTCAAATCAAGTCGTTAAATTCGAATAATAGAAAAATCAAATACTATGAAAAAGTTATTTGGCGCAATGCTTATCACCCTTATGAGTTTCCAACTCAGCTTGGCGCAGGATAAAATTGAATGGCTGACTTTTGAGGAAGCCGCCATGAAAACTGCCAACAATCCCAAAATGGTTTTTGTGGATGTTTACACCGATTGGTGTGGCTGGTGTAAAAAAATGGACAAGGATACCTTTACCGATCCTAAAGTCATCGAATACATCAACACCAACTTCTATGCAGTAAAAATGAATGCAGAAGATACCAAAAGGACTTTCAAATTCAAGGGAAAGGATTATACTGAAGCAGCTATGGCCAAAGCCATGCGGGTCAACTCCTACCCCAACTTTATCATCATGGATGCTGCCATGGAAAACATTACCCAATTGCCCGGCTACAGACTGCCCGATCCTTTTCTTGAAGGACTGAGCGGATTGGTCGGCAAATTCTCAAAATAACCTATGTCCTTTTCCCTTCACGAAAAAGAAGATACCATAGTGGCATTGGCTACCCCACAGGGAGTCGGTGCCATTGCTGTTATCAGGCTTTCCGGTAAAAATGCCATTAGAATTACCAATGAGATTTTCAAAGGAAAGGACCTGGAAAAACAGGAATCCCATACTATTCACTTTGGCACCATCCGCGACGGGGAAAGAATTATCGACGAGGTGCTTGTTTCACTTTTTATCGCACCCAAATCCTTTACCAAGGAAAATGTTGTGGAAATCTCCACGCATGGTTCCTCCTACATTGTCAACCAAGTCATCAAACTCCTAATCAGAAAAGGGGCAAGACCTGCCAAACCGGGAGAGTTTACCCAAAGGGCATTTTTGAACGGTCAATTTGACCTTGCCCAGGCAGAAGCCGTTGCAGACCTGATCCATTCAGATTCAGAAACCTCCCATCAGGCTGCCATCAATCAGATGCGTGGTGGATTCAGTGGTGAGATTTCGAAGCTTCGTGCCGAACTGATACACTTTGCCTCCATGATTGAATTGGAACTCGATTTTGGGGAAGAGGATGTGGAATTTGCCAGTAGAAACGAACTGAGGGTTTTGGTGGAGAAGCTACTCCGTGAAGTAGAACAATTGATCTTAAGCTTTGACTTGGGCAATGTGATCAAAAACGGAGTGCCTACTGTCATAGCGGGCAAACCCAATGC
This window of the Aquiflexum balticum DSM 16537 genome carries:
- a CDS encoding thioredoxin family protein, which translates into the protein MKKLFGAMLITLMSFQLSLAQDKIEWLTFEEAAMKTANNPKMVFVDVYTDWCGWCKKMDKDTFTDPKVIEYINTNFYAVKMNAEDTKRTFKFKGKDYTEAAMAKAMRVNSYPNFIIMDAAMENITQLPGYRLPDPFLEGLSGLVGKFSK
- the mnmE gene encoding tRNA uridine-5-carboxymethylaminomethyl(34) synthesis GTPase MnmE, which translates into the protein MSFSLHEKEDTIVALATPQGVGAIAVIRLSGKNAIRITNEIFKGKDLEKQESHTIHFGTIRDGERIIDEVLVSLFIAPKSFTKENVVEISTHGSSYIVNQVIKLLIRKGARPAKPGEFTQRAFLNGQFDLAQAEAVADLIHSDSETSHQAAINQMRGGFSGEISKLRAELIHFASMIELELDFGEEDVEFASRNELRVLVEKLLREVEQLILSFDLGNVIKNGVPTVIAGKPNAGKSTLLNALLNEEKAIVSDIAGTTRDFIEDEINIGGVIFRFIDTAGLRETTDVIEAIGVSRTQEKMKTASLILYLFDLGDTDMVEINRDINKLENLGVPFLKVANKIDKAGSLFINDLKEKHPDTIFISAGQKENLDLLKDRIMELVNLDKFRTGNTIVTNIRHYDSLVKTRQSLLDVLEGLDRQITNDFLAMDIRRSLHYLGEITGEITTDDLLANIFSKFCIGK